Genomic segment of Candidatus Binatia bacterium:
ATCGTGTCGAGCTCGTTGCGGGCGTCGACCAGCTCGCGCTTCTTGTGGTCTTCGGCCGCATGCGACTCGGCGTCCTTGATCATGCGGTCGATCTCGTCCTTGGAAAGGCCGCTGTCGGACTTGATCTCGATCCTCTGCTCGCGGCCGGTGCCCTTGTCCTTGGCGGACACGTGCATGATGCCGTTGGCATCGATGTCGAACGTCACTTCCACCTGGGGCATTCCGCGCGGCGCCGGCGCGATTCCCGTCAGGTCGAACTGGCCGAGCAGCTTGTTGTGCACGGCGATCTCACGCTCGCCCTGGAACACCTTGATCGACACTGCCGGCTGGTTGTCCTCGGCCGTCGAGAACACCTGCGCCTTCTGGGTGGGGATCGTCGTGTTCTTTTCGATCAGCTTGGTGAACACGCCGCCGAGAGTCTCGATGCCGAGCGACAGCGGAGTGACGTCCAGCAGCAGCACGTCCTTGACCTCGCCGGCCAGCACGCCGCCCTGGATCGCCGCGCCGATCGCGACCACTTCGTCGGGGTTGACGCCGCGGTGCGGTTCCTTCTGGAACAGCTTGCGCACGTGCTCCTGCACCGCCGGCATGCGCGTCATGCCGCCGACCAGCACGACCTCGTCGATCTGCGCCGCCGAAAGTCCGGCGTCGCGCATCGCGGTCTGGCAGGGGCCGTCGAGGCGGTCGAGCAACGGCGCGCACAGCGACTCGAGCCGGGCGCGCGTCAGCTTGATGTTCAGGTGCTTCGGGCCCGACTGGTCGGCCGTGATGAACGGCAGGTTGACGTCGGTCTCGGCCGACGTCGACAGCTCGCACTTGGCCTTCTCGGCCGCTTCCTTCAGGCGCTGCAGCGCCATGCGGTCCTTCGAAAGGTCGATGCCCTGGTCCTTGCGGAACTCCGCGACGAGGAACTCGATGATGGCCTGGTCGAAATCTTCGCCGCCGAGGAAGGTGTCGCCGTTGGTCGCCTTCACTTCGAAGACGCCCTGGCCGAGCTCGAGGATCGAGATGTCGAACGTGCCGCCGCCGAGGTCGAACACCGCGATCTTGCGGTCGCCCGTCTTGTCGAGGCCGTAGGCAAGAGCCGCCGCGGTGGGCTCGTTGATGATGCGCAGCACGTTCAGGCCGGCCACCTGCCCGGCGTCCTTGGTCGCCTGGCGCTGGCTGTCGTTGAAGTACGCAGGCACGGTGATCACTGCGTCGGTGATCGTCTCGCCGAGGTAGTCCTCGGCGGTCTTCTTCATCTTCTGCAGCACCATCGCCGAGATCTCGGCAGGGCTCATCACCTTGCCGCCGAGCTTGACGTACGCGGCGCCGTTGTCGGCGGGCACGACTTCGTAGCCGAGGTGGGTGCGCGCCTTGGCAACGTCGGCGTCGTCGTAGCGGCGGCCGATCAGGCGCTTGACCGCGTAAACGGTGTTGCGCGGATTCGTGATCGCCTGGCGCCGCGCGATCTGGCCGACCAGACGCTCGCCGCTGTCGTTGACCGCGACGACCGACGGCGTCGTGCGACCGCCTTCGGAGTTGGCGATGACAGTCGGTTGCCCTCCTTCGAGGACGGCCACGCAGGAATTGGTGGTACCGAGATCGATGCCGATGACCTTGCCCATGGGTTCCCTCTTGCAACGAAAGCCGCGGGCCTCAGTGGACCTCGGACGGCCTTCGGGAATTTGTGCGCCTCGTCGCGCCTTGGATGCTAGGTAAGCACCGAGACCGACAGCGCAAGCCCAATTTCAGGATTCCTGATCCATTGCCGGGTCGTCTTGCGGCGCCCTTGCGACCGAAACCATCGCGGCGCGCAGCAGCCGGTCGCGGATCCGGTATCCCGCGCGGAAAACGGCGACGACGGTGCCCGGTGGGGCCTCGTCGGTCGCGACCATCGTGACGGCTTCGTGCTCGGCCGGGTCAAACGGCTTGCCTTGGGCCTCGATCCTTTCGACCCCGTTGCGCTTCAGCGCAGACAGCAGCCCCTTGAGCACCAGCTCGATGCCTCCGGTGACGGCGGGGCCGGCGCTGCCCGCGTGTCCGAGGGCCCTTTCGAGGTCGTCGATGGCCTGCAGGATGTCGCGGGCCAGCGACTCACCGTCGTAACGCGCCCTGTCTTCGAGCTCGCGCTGGTGACGCTTGCGGATGTTGTCGAGGTCGGCCTTGGCGCGCACGAAGCGCTCGTAGTTTTCCGCAGCTTCCTTGCGCGCGGCGTCGAGCTGGTCTTCGGCGGTCGCGATTGCCGGTTCGGCGTCCTCTCCGGTCGCATCCACGGATGTTGCCGCCTCGCTGCGGTTGGCCGCGGTTTCGCGGCGGCCCTCGGAATCGGCGCGGGTAGCCGAGGTCTCGCTTTCGTCGCGTTCGGTCATGACGGGGACGCCGGGGCGCACGCCGCGGCGGCCGGAAGCTAAGGCGCGGCTGCCGCCTGTCAATGCCTCCCGGGCCAGCTCGGGCAGAAAATTCGTGGTGCACGCTGCACCGCGGGGGGTCGGGCAGGTCGAGCAGCCTCGCGCGATGCGCAGCGGCGCCCCGGCGACGCGCCGGCCTTGCCAATTGGGCGGGGGCGACGTTTTCTGGGCCCGGCGCCGCGCTGCGGGCGTGCGCCAGCTGCGCCCGCGCGGGCCAACCCGCGCAGGCTCAACATGGAAGAAACCGTCACCAGTGCCTTCGTCCTGAGGGGCCGCAACTTCGGCGAGTCCGACCGCATCGTCGTGCTGCTGACCGAGGCCGCCGGCAAGATTTCCGCGATCGCGAAGGGGGCCCGGCGCTCGACCCGTCGCTTTGCCGGGGGTGCTCTCGAGCCTTTCCAGGAACTCCAGGTGCGGCTTGATCGTAAGTCTCAGTTTTCATTGGCTTTTCTTCACGAGAGCCGCGTGCTCGGGTCGAACCGGGCGTTGGCGGCCAACCTCGATGCCTACGCGTGGGGCTCCTATTTGACGGAGCTGGCCGAGTTGATGACCGCCGACCGGGACCCCTGCCCCGACCTGTATGAGCTCTACCGCGACGTCGTCAGCCGCCTCGGCCGCGACGCCGTCGAGCCGCTGGCTCACCATTTCGTGCTCGGGCTGCTCGACCGCAGCGGCTGGGCACCCGACTTCGACGCCTGCGGAATCTGCGCGGAGCCGGTCACCGAGTACTCGCGGCCCATCCTCGACAGCCGCGGCAGCGGCGTCATCTGCGCGCGCCACGAAGCCGAAGCCGCCGGAGTCGATCCTTCGAGCGGGAGCTTCCGCCCTAGCCGCCGCGTCATCGATCCGGAGCTGATGGCGTATGTCCGCGAAGCCGCCGCGAGGGTTCCGCCGCAGGCGTCGCCCGACGTCGCGCGGCTGGCCACTGCGCTGCTCGAGCGGCTGGTCGACCTGCACCTGCAAAAGCCGCTGCGCTCGCGCGCGTTCCTCAAGTCTCTGGCGCGCGAGTTCGCGGACGGCACAAACCAGACCGACGAGAACGCGGACAAGGACGCCTCGGGAGCGAGCCCCGGTGACCTCGAAAAAAAGGAGCTGACGTGAAAGCGATCGTGATTGCCGAATACGGGGAACCCGAAGTACTGACGCTGCGCGAGCTGCCCGACCCGCACGCGAGTGCCGACGACCTGCTGGTGAGCGTGCGTGCGACGGCGCTCAACCGGGCCGATCTGCTGCAGCGACGCGGGCTCTATCCGCAGCCCGGCGCGAAGCCCGAATTCGAAATTCCGGGGCTCGAGTTCGCGGGCACCGTCGCCACGGCGGGTGCGGCAACGACAGGTTTTTCCGCCGGAGATCGCGTGATGGGACTCCTCGCCGGCGGCGGTTACGCAGAGAAGATCGCGATCCACCACCGCCTGGCTTCGCCGATTCCGTCGTCGCTCGGCTTCGAGGAAGCGGCGTCGGTGCCGGAGGCGTTCATCACGGCGCACGATGCTCTCGTGCAGTGCGGCTTTACGTGCGGCGAGAGCGTTCTCGTCCACGCGTGCGGCTCGGGTGTCGGCACGGCTGCGATCCAGATTGCGCGCGCCATGGGCGCATCAAAGATCTTCGGCACGGCGGGATCGGCTGCAAAGCTCGAGCAGGCGACGGCGCTCGGGCTCGACGTCGGCATCGACTACAAGAGCGAGAATTTCGCCGAACGCATCGCGACGGAGACGGGCAAGCGCGGCGTCGACGTGATCCTCGACTTCGTCGGCGCGTCCTATCTCGAAGGGAACCTGCGCTCGCTGGCCGAGAAAGGCCGCATCATCGTCATCGGCCTGATGGGAGGCTTCACCGGCGACCTGCCGCTTGGCATGCTGATGCAGAAGCGCGCATCGATCCGCGGCACCCTTCTGCGGGCGCGCTCCCTCGAAGAGAAGGCGGCGGCCACGCGCGCGTTCGAGAAGAGCGTGCTGCCGCACCTTGCCAGCGGCCGCATCCGCACGGTCGTCGACACCGTCCTCCCTCTTGCCGAAGCCGCCGCCGCGCACCGCCTGATGGAATCCAACGCAAACTTCGGAAAAATCGTGCTACGCGTGTAATGGGGTCAGGCACCAGAGGAATAGTGCCTGACCCCATTCCTCTGGTGCCTGACCCCATTCCATCCCCGTTATGCCGGGGCGCGGATGCGGCCTCGCTGCACGAAGAGGCGCAGCACCGTGTAGATCGCGCGGGCGATCTCCTTGCGCGAGATCTTCGAGACGCCCTCGCGGCGATCTTCGAACAGGATCGGCGTCTCGCCGACGGCCGCGCCGGAGGCCTGCACGAGGTAGAGGATCTCGATCAGGAACGAGTAGCCGTTCGAGAAAATCTGGTCCAGATCGACCGCCGCCAGCGCCTCGCGGCGATAGAAGCGGAAGCCGGCCGTGCAGTCGGCGGGCTCGAGCCCGAGCAGCCCGCGCGCGAACGCATTGGCGCCGCGGCTGAGCAGGCGCCGGTGCAGCTTGAAATCGCGCGTGCCTCCGCCCGGCACGTAGCGCGATCCGATCATCACGTCGCTTTGTTCGAGCCCCGCGACGAGGTCGGGGATGTAGCGCGGATGATGCGAGAAATCCGCATCCATGGTGCCGATCGGATCCAGCCCGAGCTCCTGGGCGCGGCGAATCCCGGCGATGTGCGCCGTGCCGAGGCCGAGCTTGGCGGGGCGGTGCACGACGTGCAGGCGCGAGTCGCGCGCCGCGTACTCGTCGAGCAGCCGCCCGGTGCCGTCGGGAGAATTGTCGTCGACGACAACGACGTGGGCGCCGAGCGGCAGCGCAAGAATCGCGTCGACGAGACGGACGATGTTCTCGCTCTCGTTGTACGTCGGGATGACGACAGCAGGGCTCGTCGCGGGGTCGGGCATTCGGCGTCGTCGTATCGTTGCGAGGCCGCGCGTTGTCAAGGAACACGCGGCGCCGGTGTGCTGCCCAGTCGCGCGACGTCTTCGGCAGTGACATCGAACACGTAGATCGAGCGACCAATTCTCGCGACCGGCTCGAGCCGGTCGTACCAGCTCCATGCGCCGGCGCGCACCCCTCGGATGCCATTGCCGGCGTACGTGATCGCGTAAGGATAACCGCCGAGGAAGTTCGCGCTGATCGCGCAAAGGCCCGGCGCGGGGGCCGGGGACGGAAGCGTGAAATCGATCCCGTAGACTTTCGGATCGACGTGACCGAAATAGCCGATGCACGCGCTCGTGCTTCCCCGTCCCTTCAGCCAGGCGGCCAGCCGCCCGAGGTCCTGTCCCCAGTCGAGATTCGAATCGAGGAGAAGCTTTCGGGAGTGCTCCGGGCCTCCGGCGAACTCGTTGAACCACGACAGGGGATCGGGCTCGGCGACGACGAAGTTGACGGCCTGCCACGCGAGCAGCCCCGCAAGAATCCAGCGCCCGGCAGCGCGCCCGAGCAGCACGTCGGCGCCCTGTGCCGCGATGAGGATGAGAAAAGGAAACGCCGGCAGCAGGTAGCGCACTCCGTAGTCCTTCGCGTAGTGGAACGACAGGAAGTACACGAGCAGCAGCGGGGGCAGCAGCAGCCACAGCGCCGACGCGCGCTTCTCGGTGCTGCGCAGCAGCACAGCGGTAGAGAAAAGACCGAGCGCGAGGAGCGCGATCGTCGGAATCGGCGTCTTCAGCGCCAGCGCGACCAGGTAGTAGTACCACCATCCTGTCTGCGACCAGCGCCCGTCGAGGAACGCGGGATATTCCCCCGCGCTGCTCGCGGCGAGCTGGAAGCGAAGGCCTTCGAGGAGCGGAGCCGGCAGCGGAAATCCCGAAAAGCCGTACGACGCGAGAATCGCGACCCAGGCCGACGCCGCCATGATCGCGCCACCGACGACGAACCACCGCAGCGACGGGCCGTCCCAGCGCTGCCACCGCAGCGCGACGAGCAACGGCACCAGCGGCGCAAAAAGCACCGCCGTTCCCTTGACGACGAACGCGAAACCGAACAGTGCCCCGGTAAGCGCCGCCCAGCCCCATTCGCGAGTCGATGCGAAGCGGTCGGTCGCAACGAGGGCGGCCACGAGCAGCACGCTGACTCCGAGGTCGAGCGTGGCCACCGCGCTATGAGCAACGAGCGGAGGCATCGTCGCGAACAGGAACAGCGCGACGATCGCGGCCGCAGGGCTCACAAGCTCTCGCGCGCGTGCGAACAACAGCACCCCGAGCCCGACACCGAGCGCGACAATCACCAGGCGCGCCGCGAAAAACAGGTCGAGATAACGGTCGCGATTGAGCTGCATGAAGCTGGTGCCGAAGATCCACGGCCCCCAGCCGGTGCGGTTGTCGCGCAGCCGCGGGTCCGCGTCGATGCGCGCGTCCATCGCGGCAAGCGGAAGCGCCATCAGCATCTTCAGAAGCGGAGGGTTGGTCGGATCGAACGAAAGATCGCCGGTGCGAAGTTGGTAGAGCCCGGCCGGTACGTAGACGAACTCGTCGGGAGTCGGCGTGTTCGTGCGCGCCGGAATGACGGCGCCGAGCGCGAACACGGCCAGGAGGACGATGGCCGCAACCAGCCGCACCATCGGGCGGCCGGCAGCGGCCTGCAGGCTGTCACCGGAATCGGAATCGAAATCGGCCAGCGAAAGCGACGCAGCGGCGCGCGACGATTCGGATGGTGAAGGTGACGTCGGGCGAGCCGATGTGGATGCCGGCGCCACCGGCGAACGCGCAGTGCTAGTGGCGCTGCGTTCGCCGGCAGAATCTTCGCGCCTGCCGCTTCCCGCGGTTTCCCCCGGCCGCGGCGCCCGGGGCGGCTTCCTGCTGCTTTTTCGCGTCATCGCAGTCCGAAGCCACTATTTCGAGCGTCCGCCGCGAGTGCCGACGAGCTGCTTGCGCCGGAAGCAATCGACGGCGTGATCGTTGACGATGCCGGTGGCCTGCAGGTGCGCGTAAACGATCGTCGTGCCGACGAAACGGAAACCGCGCTTCTTGAGATCCTTGCTGATCGTGTCCGACAGGTCGGTGCGCGGGGGATAATCCTCGATGCGTCGAAGACCGCTCGAGACGATGGGCCTGCCGTCGACGAACGCCCAGATGTATTTGGAGAACGAGCCGAACTCCTTCTGCACGGCCAGGAAACATCTGGCGTTGGCGACCGCGCACTGCACCTTGAGACGGTTTCGCACGATGCCAGGGTCTTGCAGCAGTTTCTCGATGCGTGCCGGCGTGAAGCGCGCGACGCGCTCCGGATCGAAATCGGCGAATGCCGTCCTGTAGGACTCGCGCTTTCTCAGGATCGTGTACCAGCTGAGGCCCGCCTGCGCGGCCTCCAGCGTCAGGAACTCGAAGATGCGCCGGTCGTCGCGGACAGGCACCCCCCATTCCTTGTCGTGGTAGGCGACGTAGTCCGGCTTGCCGAGGTCCACCCACGGACAACGCTTGAGGCGGTCTGCCACTTCATCGCCGCGGCGGCTCAGGGCCGCAGCGCCTCGCTGCCCGCTGCTCCGCGCGCATCCGTGATGAACGACGACAGGGAGCGGGACTGAAGCCCTTTTCCGTCGAAATTGCCGTCGGCGAGCCAGCTTTCGAGCGCCGTGCGAAGCGCCGGCCACTGGCTGTCGAGGATCGAGAGCCATGCGGTGTCGCGACTTCGGCCCTTGACGACCATGTGCTGGCGGAAGACGCCTTCGAAACGGAAGCCGAGTCGTTGGGCAGCGGCCAGCGACGGGGCGTTGGCGCTGTCGCATTTCCATTCGTAGCGGCGGTATCCAAGGTCGTCGAAGACGCGTTTCATCATCAGGTACATCGCCTCGGTCGCAATCGGTCTGCGCTGCATTGCCGGCGAATAGCTGAGATGACCGACCTCGATCGTTCCCATCGCCGGCTCGATGCGCAGCCAGGCCGCAACGCCGACGGGCCTCTCGCTCGCGCGGTCGACGATTGCGAACGGGATCGTATGGTCGAGCGACTGGATCACCTGGACCGCATTCGCGTATTCGTCGGCCGTCGCGAACGGACCGTACGGAAGGTAGGTCCAGTTGCGGCCTTCGGGGTCGGCGCGGTACGCGTCGAAAAGCAGGCGCGCGTGGCGGCTGGCCTCCAGCGGTTCGAGGCGGCACAGGCGGCC
This window contains:
- the dnaK gene encoding molecular chaperone DnaK, whose product is MGKVIGIDLGTTNSCVAVLEGGQPTVIANSEGGRTTPSVVAVNDSGERLVGQIARRQAITNPRNTVYAVKRLIGRRYDDADVAKARTHLGYEVVPADNGAAYVKLGGKVMSPAEISAMVLQKMKKTAEDYLGETITDAVITVPAYFNDSQRQATKDAGQVAGLNVLRIINEPTAAALAYGLDKTGDRKIAVFDLGGGTFDISILELGQGVFEVKATNGDTFLGGEDFDQAIIEFLVAEFRKDQGIDLSKDRMALQRLKEAAEKAKCELSTSAETDVNLPFITADQSGPKHLNIKLTRARLESLCAPLLDRLDGPCQTAMRDAGLSAAQIDEVVLVGGMTRMPAVQEHVRKLFQKEPHRGVNPDEVVAIGAAIQGGVLAGEVKDVLLLDVTPLSLGIETLGGVFTKLIEKNTTIPTQKAQVFSTAEDNQPAVSIKVFQGEREIAVHNKLLGQFDLTGIAPAPRGMPQVEVTFDIDANGIMHVSAKDKGTGREQRIEIKSDSGLSKDEIDRMIKDAESHAAEDHKKRELVDARNELDTMIYRLEKSLADAGEAADESLKSEVKAAVEKARPALQLENVDAIREAKNELEKTAHKLAEVMYKKAQADGASQQGGGDGAHPGAGASAGGPGKSGDDVVDADFEEVKPG
- the recO gene encoding DNA repair protein RecO, whose amino-acid sequence is MEETVTSAFVLRGRNFGESDRIVVLLTEAAGKISAIAKGARRSTRRFAGGALEPFQELQVRLDRKSQFSLAFLHESRVLGSNRALAANLDAYAWGSYLTELAELMTADRDPCPDLYELYRDVVSRLGRDAVEPLAHHFVLGLLDRSGWAPDFDACGICAEPVTEYSRPILDSRGSGVICARHEAEAAGVDPSSGSFRPSRRVIDPELMAYVREAAARVPPQASPDVARLATALLERLVDLHLQKPLRSRAFLKSLAREFADGTNQTDENADKDASGASPGDLEKKELT
- the grpE gene encoding nucleotide exchange factor GrpE, with the translated sequence MTERDESETSATRADSEGRRETAANRSEAATSVDATGEDAEPAIATAEDQLDAARKEAAENYERFVRAKADLDNIRKRHQRELEDRARYDGESLARDILQAIDDLERALGHAGSAGPAVTGGIELVLKGLLSALKRNGVERIEAQGKPFDPAEHEAVTMVATDEAPPGTVVAVFRAGYRIRDRLLRAAMVSVARAPQDDPAMDQES
- a CDS encoding polyprenol monophosphomannose synthase; the encoded protein is MPDPATSPAVVIPTYNESENIVRLVDAILALPLGAHVVVVDDNSPDGTGRLLDEYAARDSRLHVVHRPAKLGLGTAHIAGIRRAQELGLDPIGTMDADFSHHPRYIPDLVAGLEQSDVMIGSRYVPGGGTRDFKLHRRLLSRGANAFARGLLGLEPADCTAGFRFYRREALAAVDLDQIFSNGYSFLIEILYLVQASGAAVGETPILFEDRREGVSKISRKEIARAIYTVLRLFVQRGRIRAPA
- a CDS encoding GNAT family protein → MCARVGSNGHRVYVARRFAMPVVTNSFGQPVGPPLAGWTPRPVPAREPMDGRLCRLEPLEASRHARLLFDAYRADPEGRNWTYLPYGPFATADEYANAVQVIQSLDHTIPFAIVDRASERPVGVAAWLRIEPAMGTIEVGHLSYSPAMQRRPIATEAMYLMMKRVFDDLGYRRYEWKCDSANAPSLAAAQRLGFRFEGVFRQHMVVKGRSRDTAWLSILDSQWPALRTALESWLADGNFDGKGLQSRSLSSFITDARGAAGSEALRP
- a CDS encoding NAD(P)H-quinone oxidoreductase → MKAIVIAEYGEPEVLTLRELPDPHASADDLLVSVRATALNRADLLQRRGLYPQPGAKPEFEIPGLEFAGTVATAGAATTGFSAGDRVMGLLAGGGYAEKIAIHHRLASPIPSSLGFEEAASVPEAFITAHDALVQCGFTCGESVLVHACGSGVGTAAIQIARAMGASKIFGTAGSAAKLEQATALGLDVGIDYKSENFAERIATETGKRGVDVILDFVGASYLEGNLRSLAEKGRIIVIGLMGGFTGDLPLGMLMQKRASIRGTLLRARSLEEKAAATRAFEKSVLPHLASGRIRTVVDTVLPLAEAAAAHRLMESNANFGKIVLRV
- a CDS encoding glycosyltransferase family 39 protein — translated: MAPASTSARPTSPSPSESSRAAASLSLADFDSDSGDSLQAAAGRPMVRLVAAIVLLAVFALGAVIPARTNTPTPDEFVYVPAGLYQLRTGDLSFDPTNPPLLKMLMALPLAAMDARIDADPRLRDNRTGWGPWIFGTSFMQLNRDRYLDLFFAARLVIVALGVGLGVLLFARARELVSPAAAIVALFLFATMPPLVAHSAVATLDLGVSVLLVAALVATDRFASTREWGWAALTGALFGFAFVVKGTAVLFAPLVPLLVALRWQRWDGPSLRWFVVGGAIMAASAWVAILASYGFSGFPLPAPLLEGLRFQLAASSAGEYPAFLDGRWSQTGWWYYYLVALALKTPIPTIALLALGLFSTAVLLRSTEKRASALWLLLPPLLLVYFLSFHYAKDYGVRYLLPAFPFLILIAAQGADVLLGRAAGRWILAGLLAWQAVNFVVAEPDPLSWFNEFAGGPEHSRKLLLDSNLDWGQDLGRLAAWLKGRGSTSACIGYFGHVDPKVYGIDFTLPSPAPAPGLCAISANFLGGYPYAITYAGNGIRGVRAGAWSWYDRLEPVARIGRSIYVFDVTAEDVARLGSTPAPRVP
- a CDS encoding DNA-3-methyladenine glycosylase I: MADRLKRCPWVDLGKPDYVAYHDKEWGVPVRDDRRIFEFLTLEAAQAGLSWYTILRKRESYRTAFADFDPERVARFTPARIEKLLQDPGIVRNRLKVQCAVANARCFLAVQKEFGSFSKYIWAFVDGRPIVSSGLRRIEDYPPRTDLSDTISKDLKKRGFRFVGTTIVYAHLQATGIVNDHAVDCFRRKQLVGTRGGRSK